From Ignavibacteriales bacterium:
GCCGTCGGACAACATGTCCGACGGCCTTTTCATTTCTTATTGCGGAGTGACACTATGACTTACGGAGCGCCTTTTCAAGATCGTTGTGGAACTTCGGGTGCGCTATGGCCATGAGGGCTTCGGCCCTCTGGCGAAGATTACGGCCATGCAGCGATGCCACGCCAAACTCCGTCACAACGTAGTGCACGTCAGCCCGTGACGTCACCACACCGGCCCCTGGTTTGAGCTGCGAGACAATTCTGCTAGCCTCCCCATCCTTTACAGTCGAGGGAAGAGCGATGATCGGCTTGCCCCCCTTTGAGTAGCCTGCCCCACGGATGAAATCGACCTGGCCCCCGAAGCCGCTGTAGATACGGCTTCCGATGGAATCTGAGCAGACCTGCCCGGTAATATCGACTTCGATAGCCGAGTTGATGGCCACCATTTTCACGTTCTGGGAGACTATGAACGGATTGTTGGTGTAGTTACACGGGTGCATTTCGAACAGCGGATTGTTGTGCACGTAGTCATACAGACTCTCAGACCCAAGCACAAACGTCGCAATCACCTTGCCCGGATGAAGCGTCTTCTTCTGGTTGGTGATAATCCCCCTATCGATGGCCTTGACAACACCGTCCGAGACCATCTCCGTATGGATGCCGAGGTCTTTCTTTCCTTCGAGAAGCGAAAGCACCGCGTCCGGAATGCCGCCGATTCCCAGCTGCAGGGTCGCACCGTCCTCTACCAGGTCCGTGATATGAGACGCTATCCTGCGTTCCAGATCGGATGAAACCCCTTCTTTCAGGGTTTTCAGCGGCTCTGAACATTCAACGACCTTGTGAACACGGGACACGTGAATGAACACGTCACCAAGCGTCCGCGGCATACGGTCGTTGACCTGTGCCACGACAAGTTTCGCGTTTTCCGCCGCGGCTTTCGACGCAGCGCATTCAACGCCAAAACTCATGAAGCCGTGTTCGTCGGGTTGGGAAAGGTGGACCAACGCGACATCGATGGGAATAATCTGATCCACGAAAAGTCCGGGGATCTCTGAGAGATGGACCGGGACATAGTCGGATCGCCCTTCCTGAATGGCACGGCGATCGGCGGCTCCGACGAACAAGGAGTTGTGGCGGAAGTGGCTCTCCATTCCAGGCTCGGAAAGCGGATCTTCACCGAGCACAAGGATGTGGTTCACTTCAACATTGTGCAACTCGTCCTTTCTCCGGGCGAGGCCATTCGCCAGAAGCGTCGGCGTTGCCGCATTGCCGCTCAGGAAGATGCGATCTCCCGACTTGACAACGGAGACAGCCTCCTCGAGCGATACGACTTTCTTTTTGTATTGGTCTAACCAGTTCATAATCCTCACTTGTGTCCGGATCTATGCTCAAGAGTTCTTAACGAGCGTGCCGATGGATTGGGACTTGAAATCGAAAATGCGCGCTATCACTTCATTCGTGCAGACACCCTGATATGTGCAGACCCCCTTGCCGAGACCGGCATTCTCCCGCAAGGCCTTGACGATTCCTATCTCGCATACCTGCTGAATGTACGGCATCAGTGAGTTGGTCATGGCCATGGTTGCGGTGCGCGCGACAACGGCGGGCATGTTCGGAACACAGTAATGCGTCACACCGTGCATAACGAACACCGGGTCGTCGATCGTGGTGGGGCGGCTTGTCTCGACGCACCCTCCCTGGTCAATGGAGGCGTCAATGATGACCGAACCGGGCTTCATCTCCTTCACCATGGCCTCCGTGATGACGTGCGGCGCTTTCTCGGCCTTGAGCAGGACGGCACCGATGACAACGTCGGCGAACCGGACCGACCGGGACACGTGGTAGCTGGTTGCGAGGCTCGTGCTGATCTTCCACTGGAAAAGATGTTCGAGTTCTCTGAGCCGCGAAAGGTCTTTGTCCAGCACCGTCACATTGGCACCCATGCCGAGCGCAATCCGGGCCGCAGTTCTCCCAACGGTTCCCGCGCCAAGAATCACAACATTTGCAGGTGGAATTCCCGGCAAGCTCCCGAGCAATGTTCCCCGTCCGCCCTGTCCCGCCTGCAGGTAATGTGCTCCCGCCTGTATTGCGATCTGTCCCGCGATCTCGCTCATCACCTGGAGCAGCGACAGATCCCCTTTTTCATTCTCGATGAGTTCAAAGGCGACGGCGGTGACTTTTGCCGCCAGCAATTTTTCGAGCACTTTGCGCCGTGAGACCGCAAGGTGCAGAGTCGAAAACATCGTCTGCCCTTCCCGCAGCATCTGCAGTTCCGCTTCCGTCGGAGGCGAGACCTTCAGCACGAGATCAGATCGGTTGATAATCTCGTCAGGGCTGTAGGTAATCGTCGCCCCGGCAATCTGATAGTCCTCGTCCCTGAAAATCGCCCGAGCGCCGTCTTGATGAAGAACGTAGACGTTGTGCCCTTCTGATGTCAGATCCTGGACACCGGCCGGTGACAGCGCTACGCGTCGTTCGATGGCGGCTTCTTCTTTGAGAATGCCAATGTTCATAGCTTTCCACGCAGAAATGTGATGGTGGTTAGGATTGATTCAAAGTCATTTCAATATCTACGGGAAACCAATCGCTCCGCTCTCGGCACCCTGGCTCTGCCCTCAATGGTCAAAAAGCGTGCCGCCTGGCCCTCTAAGACCTCGCACTCCCCAGCAGTGATTTCAACGAGGCGAAGTGACAGCTTTCTTACGCTTGCGAAGGCCCGGGTTCGCCTTCCCATACATGGCAAGCGAAAGTTGAACTTCCATCCCTCCTGAAAGAGCCACACCGTCTCGGACCATTTTACGGGTATTCCCACGGCTTCTGTCGAATCGTTCAAAAGAGGGGCAGAAAGCCCGACATTTTAGAGGATCCCGATTTCAGTCCTTTGTCCCCCGAGAAGCAGACGTGTGAATTTTGACAAATAGCACTATCTTACGCTGTTCGATCCCCCGGCCTGACCAGGACAATGGGATTCATTTCTTACCGACGTGTGGAATCTGGCCGATGACTATCAGGAGAATGGCATGGTAACCCGCAACATCCTCATCGTTGAAGACGAACCGGCAATAGCCCAATCGTTTCACCATATCCTGAAACGATCACTTGAGTACAACTATCAGGTCACGATTGTGACTTCCGCCGAGGACGCTCTGGAATCTCTCAAGAAGCCAGGAGCGTTCGATGTAATCCTCCTGGATTTCTATCTTCCCGGCATCACCGGAGGCGATCTTCTCAGGGCATTGCGAACCCGCGATTCCGACACAGTCGTCGTCGTGATCTCCGCCAGCCAGGACTACCGGATCGTACACGACGTCTTCAAACTTGGCGCTGACGATTACCTTACGAAAGAAGAGCTCGCGAATCCCTACGTTTTGGAGAAGGCCATCCTCGCCGGACTTGAGAAAAGGGAATACCAGAAATCACTGGGACGCAGCGAAATTGTCCGCCAACGCAGCGAAGCGATAACAACAATCATTCGCACCGTTCATCACGAGCTCAACAACCCGATGGCCATTATCGATCTGACACTGAGCAAGATCCACGCGTCCCCGGAAAGACCAAGCGCTGAGCTCAATTCACATCTCAGGGAGATACAGGACAATGTCGACAGAATGTCTGACATTCTGCGCAGACTGATGAATTTCAGAGATGAGATGTACAATGAAGAGCTTCGCGGACTAAAGCTCTACGCAATTCCTGACAAACCCTCACCGAGAAGAGATCTTGTCTGATCTTTCCAAGTAGTGAGAGTCATTCCTGCGACCCCAGGAAAATGAAATGCCCGCAGCCGGGAGCCGGGGCGGGCATTTACTTCCTACGCTTCGTCGTACCACAGGGCATCGCTAACAGGACACACGGAGATATTTGCCCTCAACGACCTTCCTCTCTGCCGAAATGCCGTTGTTCGTCTTGCGGGAGTCTGGCTATGCGGAAATGCTCAGGTTGAATTTCGTGGAGAGCGAAATCCCAAGCCCGACGATCATCAGAACGGCTCCTGCCCAGACCAGACTCATAAAAGGCTTGATGCTCGCTTCTATCACCAGAAGCTCCGATCGCCCCGATGCTGCCACAGGCCCTGCGATGCCCGATATTTTCAGTTCGATCACACTGCCTTTGGCTTGAGTATCGACATTCATTCCTGCGAGTTCGAAGCTGAGTGCCCCATCTTTCGTCTTGGCAGCCTGCACCTGGGTACTCTGAGCACCTTTGTAAAACGTAACCGGAATAAGTTGTTCAATCGACATCCCGCGCTTCACATTCAGAACCACTCCGATGGGCATTCCGTCGCTGACGCTCGCAGGATCCATGCCTTTGTGGTCCATGTCGAACCGGACGAATGTGACCGTCGCGTCACCAACGGTCTTGGACTCCCCCTTCTTGAGCTGCAGGACCGTTCCTTCGGGCGATGACGGCGCGGCAGCGTTTTCTTCGAGCGAAACCGGTTCGATGTAGAAATCGCGCGTCAAGAATGAAGCGTAATCGGGATTTCTCATCAGGTTGTTATTATACTCGCTCTGGTACATGACCGGGTCGAGTTCAAACGACGATCCATCCTTGACCACCTGAACGGAGAAGCGCCACTTGCCATCCGGCATCGGACTCGACCCTTTGTATGTCAGTTGATGACCAAGGACCTCTTTTGGCTCGTTCAGCGCGAGCGAAGCGGTCTTTTTTTCGCCGTACCGTCCTGACCCGATGATGCCAAGGAACAGAACTGTCAGTCCGATGTGCGCAATGACTCCCCCGGTGTAACGGATGCTATCCTTCGAGAGAGTATACAGGCGGATGAGATTGACGAAAAGAGCGAACAGTGAGGAAAAGGCAAACAGACCGATCAGGAAATCATGAAGGCCCGACAGGACCAGGATCACAACCACGGCGACCGACGCGAGAAACGCCGCCGCAGCATTCTTCAGGATTTGGCGGGAAGACTCTTCCTTCCATTGGACAACGAGGCTGAGCGCCAGCAGAAATCCAAGAGCGATGGCAATCGGAAGATTCGTCTTGTCATAGAATGAAGGCTCGAGAGTGCCGGCCGAGAATAGCGGACGACTCGTGCCCACCAGGATCACGAATGCGCTGGCTCCCATAACCGCGGCGCTGATTGCGAGGAGTGATTCCCGCGTGAACAGCGGTGAGCGGGTCGAGAGATTCTTGAGATCCTTCCATCGGAGGAACAACATGCCGAACCCGAACAGGAGCGAGGCGACGATCCAGACGACAAGAAGGGCATAGGCGATCGCCCCGGGGTCGACAAACGAATGGACAGAGGCCGATCCAAGGATTCCACTTCGTGTCAAAAACGTGCTGTAGACCACGAGGACGTACGTCGAAATACCCAGGAAGAAATTTGTCTTCGCGAGTCCGCCCGTCTTCTTCTGAACCAGCATCGTGTGAAGCAGGATAATTCCGATGATCCAGGGGATCAAGGATGAATTCTCGACAGGATCCCATCCCCACCATCCCCCCCATCCCAGAACACCGTATGCCCAGTAACCGCCGAGCATGATCCCTGATCCCAAAGCGATCGTTCCGGCAATGACCCACGGGAGAGCATTGGGAATCCAATCGAGGTATGCCTTCCGCCACAGGGCGGTCATGGCGAAGACGAACGGGACTGCCATCATCGCGAATCCGGCGAACAGAATCGGCGGATGAATGATCATCCAGAAATTCTGCAGCAGCGGATTGAGGCCCCGACCGTCAGGGGGAACCATGCCCACGGAAGCATCCGCGTGCACATTCCAGATGTATTGAAAAGGAGATTTTGCAATCAGCAGCAACAGCAGGAAGCCCTGGACGATCCCGAACACCGTCATCGTCTCCGCTTCCATCCCCTTCCGGCGGGTGTACGCCATAAGGATAATACCGATGATGGAACCGCAGAGCGCCCAGAGGAGAAAACTTCCTTCCTGGCCGGCCCAGAAGGTCGTTATCAACAGGTGAAGCGGAAGTGACTTCGAGCTGTAGGCCCAGACATAATCGTATTCAAACTGGTGGCGCAGGATATACAGCATCAGCATCAAGGACGCTGCGATGACGCCAGCCGTCATGATTCCATAACTGTTCCTCGCGAGAGAAAGATATCGCTGATCTCCTCTGGTGCTCCGATAGTACGCGTAGGCGGAAATCGCCGAAGCGGCACATGACAAATAGACAATGAAAGTCCCTACCATCTTCTCTCTCAGCCTCTCCCTTCGTTCAATGGTTGATGATACAACTCGTGTGAAGAGTCAACTGCCCGATCAGAATGCGTACTCCTGACCGAACACGTTGATCTTTCCATTACTATGTTTTGACTTGTCGACGATCTGCCCGTTGTTGTCGACGACGCCCACGTGGCACGTGCCGCATGACGAAACTGCCAGCACGAGGTGCCCTTTGGGGGGAATTCCGTGACACGTACCGCACGTCGACGCAGCCGATCCGCCTGTCCACGAGGGAGAATCATTGGCGCCAACCATCACAGAATCCGTATACACGAACTGTGACGCCGAAGTGGCTTTCCTGACCTTCCAGTTGCCGTGGCAGAACGTATTGCTGCATTTGAGCGTCGCCGGATCATACGAAGGCCTCGGCACGAGCGATCCGTTGCCCGACTTCAGCTGCGCGAGCGTATCATTGAATACAACTTCTGCCGGCAGTGATCCGAGGTGACCGGTGGAGGTGAGCTGCGATGGGACTGTATGACATTCCTGGCATTTCAGCGCTTTGCCCAGTGTTGCGGTGGCAAGGTGCTTCTGATGGGCGCCGACACCGCGCGTAGCCGGGTCGGTAAGTCCCAGGACAGACTTCGGCGGAGCTGCAGCGATGAGATCAGTCGCGGCCGCTTTGAAGTTGCCGTGGCATGCGCTGCAAGCCTCGGGCGATTTTGCAGCATTGTTCGCATCGACATGGCATCCCGACTTCATGCAGGAAAGATTCGCGTTTCCGCCTCCTGCATACGTTGCGCCATGACACGTCTTGCATTGGCTCAGAGGATAGTTCTGATTATAGAGGTACTGCGGGTGGCCTGTAGAAGCGCCGAATCCGGCCGGGTGCGGATAATACTGATGGCACTTGGAGCATGCCACGCCGCTTGTCCCGCCTGTGAATTGTCTCGAATGGCACGTCGCGCAGTTGTCAAGATTGTACTGGGCCTGTTTCAGTACCGTTCCGTGGAAATTCGACGCCGTGGTATCAAGCCAGCCGGCCTCGTGAATCTTCAGCGTTCCGGACGATGCCATCGGCAGGTCCTGCACGCTCTTGAGATCACTGCAGGAATTCAACAGCGAAGCGATGACGACAAGCGCCGTCAGGAGTACGATCGTAGGGATATAGTGTTTTCTCATAGGTCTCTGCTCACTTATGACAATAGCCACAGAACTTCTGTCCTTTGATTCCGCCGACACGAGCATTGGCGTCTGTATGGCACACATAACACGTGGCACCCGGATCAGTGTGCCATGAACCGTGCTCACCCGCCATGAATCCCGGCTGGTGAGTTCGGGCATTTGTACCCTTGATGCCGTCTGAATCCATATGGCATGTGATGCACGCTGGATCTGTCCCCTGAGTATCATGGCACGACGCGCAACTCTCGATATCCCGCCGTGCAAGTTTTGCGTGCGCACCTCCGCCGGATCCGACGCCGATCGTCGCAAATCCCGGCTTCCGATGGGACTCGGGCTGGAACCTGCCCTGATTGACGTTGCCGCCTGATTCGTGGCACGTTGCACAGAACGTCTGCTGATTGTGGCAGCTCTGGCAATCGGAGGTCTTCCCCTCCACCGCGAGGCCGTGCGTAAACTTGAAGTTGAGATCGTGAACCTTCGCCGTCCTCATTCCCTGGCCGCGATCGATAGACGTAAGTCTCGGCGACCGGAGTGACATCAGGTCTTTGCCGGCGACGTCGATTTTAAGAAGGTCTGAGCCGTTGTGGCAGTCTGCGCACGACTCCTGCGTGTGGCAGGAAGCGCAGGTCGACGTCGATATCCGGGCGACCATCTTGTGCTCGCGCACAAAATCCGTTCGGTTGTGCTCTCTCGGCCGGAGCGCCGCCATGTCCACGTGGCATCCTTCACACGCATTGGACGCTTTGACGTCGTTATGGCATGTATTGCATGACGGCATCGCCGGGATCGCGACAGAAACTCCGATCTCCGCCTTGTCGACTCCTGTATGGCACTTTTCGCATTCCACTTTCAGCGTCTCGACGTGGCGCTTGTGCGAGAAGAGCAGGTTTCGCTTCGGCAGCGCGCTAGCCGCATACGTTGACGGGTCGTCATTCGTATGGCAGAATGCGCACTTGGAGTTCAATTGCTCCTCGTGACAGGACTTGCAGTTCTCGTGTGTCGCGAGCAGCGTGTCCGTGGCGAGTGTGCTCGTCGGCGCAGCGGTATGACAATCCGCACATGCGGCACCCGCGTCCCTGACGTGAAAGCGGTGTGAGAATTTGATTGTTGCCGGTCGGTCTTTCGACTGGGCAAACGCGCCGGAGTATGCAACCAGCGTGAAGGCCAGCAGACATGAAGCCACAGGCAAAAGCCTGTTGAAAACCCGCCGGACAGTCGTGGATGATGGAGGTTTTGGAGTTCTCATTGGGTTTCTGCTAAAAGAGTCTGAGTTGTTGACTGAGGAGATAGTTTACCCTGACGAAAAACCGCATGTCGCTGTTATAGATCTTGTTCTGGATCCACTGCGCCTGCACATCGACCGAGAAAGCCCGTGAAGGACGATACACGGCACCGACCGCAACGCTGAGAGCATCATCCAGCTTGGAGGAGTATTCACTCAACTTATAATGTGCGTAACCGAGAAGCAGAGTCGGCGTCAGTTTGTTCTCAAGCAGCGGATAACCAAGGTTCAGCGATGCGGCGCTCAACTCCCCGCCGTCTCCGTTATCCCGCGTGAGACTCATCGAAACATGTTCTCCGTTGACTCCGACGGTGATTTGGTTCTGTGTCGCATCGTTGTAGGAAACGGTGCCGTATTTCGCAAACACCTGCCAGTACTGACCGATGGCGTATTCAGCTCCCGCCTCATATTCTTTCAAAGAGTTGAACGTGAACACCGAAAAGATCGAATTATAAAGCAGCCGCGGATCACGCTGGATGTACTCGCCGGTCAGGCTCAGCGGTTGCAGTGCTTTGACGTTCAGGTTTACAAACGGACTGACCCGGGCAAATACCTGCATGCGGGAGTTCTTCTCCGACAGGAGATCATAGTCAAACCGTCCGTACCCCGAAACGACGTCGGTGTATTCCAGGTTGATGTCGCCGCTGAGATATTCTTCCGCCGCGGCAGAGGGCTTGATCTCGATCGGGTACGGATTGAAGAGGGAGTCCCGGCGAATGCCGATGTATGTTTCGGGTCTGAGATGCTTCTGCATGTAGCTCACCGAGACCTGAGCAAAGTCCGCTGGCGAAGCAACGAGCTGAGCACCCGTCATGTAGTTGTCCCCCGCGTTGTTGATCAACGCCATCTTGTAGCGTTCCGACGGAAGAGCACCGTAGTACCCGACGAGCTTGAGCCGGGAATCAAGGAACTTGAGCGAGGCGAGTCCGCCGTCGATCGTTCCCGACCCGACGCCGGCAAAGATCGCCTGACGCCCCATGCTCACGTCCGCCATGTTCCCGATGTTGGAGGCTTTGAAAAAGAAATTGTAGACCCTCAGCGTCCCCTCATTCTTCGCAGGTCCGGTGAAATCATTGAAGCCCTGCATGTAGGTATTGAACGAGAGTTTCTCGCCTGCAAGCGAGAGCTGGATGGTCTGATATCCGAACAGGTGCTGTGAGGACGTACCGATTGAGTCCTGACGCTCCCAGGCATAGGCCGACGTAACAAACCGGACCTGCAGTCGCTGGGCAAACGCACCCGAAACGGAAAGGGCGATGAGACAGGTGACAACCAGGAGTTTCTTCATAAGCATTCAGATTAGTAGTTGTTGAGATCCTTGCCGCTGGTTCAGAGAAAGAACAATCGTCGGAGGCGGGCACGGTGAAGTTCCCCTCCCGGAGGCCGGCGTTTCGGTGCTGTCAACGCCTGTTCGAAGCCATGAACCACGGTCCGATAATCTCCGTGGCCAGCACCATGATCCAGATTCTTCCGGAGAGCAGATTATAGTCGCTCAAAATCGATCTCCAAGGGATATCGAGGACATAGTGCTCAAACAAACAATCAACACTTACCGTCAATGCCGCCCAAAACGATCCGATGATGAACAAGTCGGTATTGTCATAGTCTCTAAGAAGCTTGTTGACCAGGACCGAGGACGACAGTAAAACAACAATCATCAGCATCAGCACGCTCAGCACGTGCGAGGTATGCTCTCCTATCCTTGGAATCAAGAACAGGCTCCGGAACATGCCATTCATCGATGCCGCTATTGCGACAAACAGCCAAACTTCAAGAGATTTCTGGACCGCATTTCTGTCCATCACACCTTCCCCTCGCGCGTGAACCGAAAGGGAGAGCGGGCGCTGCGACGTCTGGTGCAGCGCCGCTCCTGAAGCAACCTGAGAACACTGCAGCGGGCTCTTAGCCCTTTGGAACTGAGTGCTTGATCTTTCCCCACATCTCCTCAACCTTGAAGGCTTTGTGGGTCGGACTCTTGTCGTTGTGGCAGGTCTTGCACAGTGTCTCGACTGCTGCCATGTCTTTGAATTCATGCAGACCAGCGGCAATTGCTTTCGCTTTGTCTTTCATGACTGCCATGTTCTTGTATGCCGATCCTGCACCGTGACACACTTCGCATTGCACGCCGTCTTTCACATCAAACGTCTTATCTGCAAGCTTCACATCCACTGCGCCATGGCACTCGAGACATTCCGGGGCTTCTGCAGCATTCTTGATGCCTTTTGCTTTGGCAATTTCTGCAGCCTTTTCGCCCGTAAGGGTCTTGTATGCTCCGGCATGCTTGCTCTTCTGCCACACGCCAAACTGATTTCCCGTCTTGTCCGCCTTATGGCACATGGAGCACATCTTGACGCCGATGTACTTATTCTGAGCCAATGACGTGAACCCGACGGCAACCATCAGAATCAACAGCAGAGTGAGAAAACGGGTTACCATAGAGAACCTCCTGAGTAGTGGATCGTTGTGGAAATATGGGAGTTACTTTCCTCCCAAAGCCTGTCGCCGTTCGAGCCTTCGGATGAACACATAGAGCGAAACAGCCAGCACGGTGATGGCGAGCGTCGCAAGACCGAGGCCGACTCTGCGGAATACATATTCATCGAGTGCTTGTACTGCTTCCTGGTTCACCGCAGCCGAAACAACCAAACCCTTGGTCGCCACGTCCCGGAAGCGGGCTTCGTTGAACGCATGCACCATCGTTCTCGACTCGAGCCGGGCCTGGTGTGCATCCCTCAATTTGTATTTCGCTTCCGAAATCTCCATGCCCTTCTGTTCGGCTTCATCCACCAAAGCAATCGCGTGCTGTTCGGCTGTTTCAAGGCTGTCGATGAGACCGCGCATCGATCCCGCAGCCGCGAATCCTTTGACGTTCTGGCTCGCGTTGTGGCAGCGGCTGCACACTGCCTCCGACGTCACGCCAAGGAGTTTATTGGTGGCAATGATGATCTCGTGATTCCCGTGACACGTCTCGCATTCAGGAAGTTTTCGATCGTCGAATGCCTTCTTATGCGGACTCGCCGAGAACAGGTCGGCATTAAGAGCGTGACAGGTGCCGCAGACCTTGGAAACCGATGTGATTCCCGGAGGCGTGGCCGCGTGGTTTCCATGACAGCTGTTGCAGGCCGGCGCGCCGTTGTCATGTTTCTGCAGCAGCGCAACGCCATGGACGCTTTTCGAAAACTTGTCGAACTGATCTGTGGGAATCTTGTATTCCTTCATATACTTCGCATCGCTGTGGCAATGCGCACACGTCGAAGGAATGTTCCCCGGGTATACAGAAGATCTGGTATCCTTTGCAGAAAGGATGTTGTGACTGCCGTGGCAGCTCGCGCATTGTGCTACCTTCGCATCTCCCTTGACATTTTTCGTCCCGTGGACACTCGTGCGATACTTGTCGAGCTGGTCGACAGGCAGCGAGGGATTGTAGCTCCTCATGAATGCGGCATCAGCGTGACATTTGGTGCACGTCTTGACAATGTTCAGGGGATAGACAGGTGAAGCAGGATTCTTTACGGAAACCACGCCATGAGCATTATGGCAGGTGATACACTGAACAATGTGTCCCTTCCCGTTCGTGGCCAGTTTTCCGTGAACACTGATCTCAAGGTTGGCGTACTGTGTAATCGGAAGCGCAGATCCGAGCTTCTTCATCTGTTCCGCGTCACCGTGGCATCGCGCACAGGCCTCGGAGATTTCATCCCCTTTCGGTACTCCGATGAACCCGGCCTTCTTGTCCATCGCTTTTTCCATGTCATCCGTTTGTGCATTGCCGCCATGGCAACCTGCACAGGAAACTCCCTTCGCGTGGTGGACATCCCGCTTAAAGAGGTCCACGGCCTTGCCGCCGACGGTCTCGTGACACGTCAGGCATTTATCCTCTGTGAACGCCAGACTGAGGGAACAAGTCAGCAACACGATCGCTGCAGTCAACATACGGGTAGTCTTGCTCATAGGAACCACCCGACGATTGTGAGTGCCAGGATATAGAAGACTACAAAAATCCCAATGTAATTGATAAGCCGATTGTCCTCGCCGCGTGCAGTTTTCTTGTCCAAGAAAGGAACAAGGAGCCAGAGCGCCCCGGCCACTCCGAAGACGAGGATGCCCAGCACTTCGCCGTCGAAGAATAGAATTTTCCCGGGGATGTATTTCAGCGTCTGGAACATGAACAGAAAATACCATTCAGGTTTTATGCCAGCAGGGGCCGAGGCAAATGGATCAGCTTTCTTCCCAAGCTCCCACGGAAAGAAGACAGCCAGAATCGCCAGAAGGTTGAGCACGATAAGCCA
This genomic window contains:
- a CDS encoding cytochrome c3 family protein, translated to MSKTTRMLTAAIVLLTCSLSLAFTEDKCLTCHETVGGKAVDLFKRDVHHAKGVSCAGCHGGNAQTDDMEKAMDKKAGFIGVPKGDEISEACARCHGDAEQMKKLGSALPITQYANLEISVHGKLATNGKGHIVQCITCHNAHGVVSVKNPASPVYPLNIVKTCTKCHADAAFMRSYNPSLPVDQLDKYRTSVHGTKNVKGDAKVAQCASCHGSHNILSAKDTRSSVYPGNIPSTCAHCHSDAKYMKEYKIPTDQFDKFSKSVHGVALLQKHDNGAPACNSCHGNHAATPPGITSVSKVCGTCHALNADLFSASPHKKAFDDRKLPECETCHGNHEIIIATNKLLGVTSEAVCSRCHNASQNVKGFAAAGSMRGLIDSLETAEQHAIALVDEAEQKGMEISEAKYKLRDAHQARLESRTMVHAFNEARFRDVATKGLVVSAAVNQEAVQALDEYVFRRVGLGLATLAITVLAVSLYVFIRRLERRQALGGK